The proteins below are encoded in one region of Pseudomonas entomophila L48:
- the rtcR gene encoding RNA repair transcriptional activator RtcR has protein sequence MTKPLVAIGFLGTTLDRNGKGAARWNKWRPTIGLCQQPDLPIDRLELIHGPSARDQSLADRIRGDIQQVSPGTEVRLHPLALRNPWDFEEVYGALHDFASGYSFDTEHEDYLVHITTGTHVAQICWFLLTEARYLPARLVQTSPSRKQDENSDPAGIATLIDLDLSRYDPIASRFRREQVEGQSLLKSGIATRNPDFNRTIEQIERVALRSKAPMLLVGPTGAGKSFLARRVHELKRGRHQLGGRFIEVNCATLRGDGAMSTLFGHAKGAFTGAQNARDGLLRAADGGMLFLDEIGELGADEQAMLLKAIEEKRFFPLGADREVESDFQLIAGTHRDLRAKVADGSFREDLFARINLWTFALPGLAERREDIEPNLDFELQRHAREQGRQVRFNLEAKRRYLAFAHASEARWAGNFRELSASITRMATLADSGRIDEVLVEEEIGRLRYAWGLELAAEPLLAGRELDLFDQVQLQAVLEVCRRAPSLSEAGRQLFAVSRQEKANPNDADRLRKYLARFGLDWQQIRG, from the coding sequence ATGACCAAGCCCCTCGTCGCCATCGGCTTTCTCGGCACCACCCTCGACCGCAACGGCAAGGGTGCGGCGCGCTGGAACAAGTGGCGGCCGACCATCGGCCTGTGCCAGCAACCCGACCTGCCCATCGACCGCCTGGAGCTGATCCACGGCCCCAGCGCCCGCGACCAGAGCCTGGCCGACCGCATCCGCGGCGACATCCAGCAGGTCTCGCCCGGCACCGAGGTGCGCCTGCACCCGCTGGCGCTGCGCAACCCGTGGGACTTCGAAGAGGTCTACGGCGCCCTGCACGACTTCGCCAGCGGCTACAGCTTCGATACCGAGCACGAGGACTACCTCGTGCACATCACCACCGGTACCCACGTTGCGCAGATCTGCTGGTTCCTGCTCACCGAGGCGCGCTACCTGCCGGCACGCCTGGTGCAGACCTCGCCCTCGCGCAAGCAGGACGAAAACAGCGACCCGGCCGGCATCGCCACCCTGATCGACCTCGACCTGTCGCGCTACGACCCGATCGCCTCGCGCTTTCGCCGCGAGCAGGTCGAGGGGCAGTCGCTGCTCAAGTCCGGCATCGCCACGCGCAACCCGGATTTCAACCGCACCATCGAACAGATCGAGCGGGTCGCCCTGCGCTCGAAGGCCCCCATGCTGCTGGTCGGCCCGACCGGCGCCGGCAAGTCGTTCCTGGCCCGCCGCGTCCATGAGCTCAAGCGCGGTCGCCATCAGCTGGGCGGGCGCTTCATCGAAGTGAACTGCGCCACCCTGCGCGGCGACGGCGCCATGTCGACCCTGTTCGGCCATGCCAAAGGCGCATTCACCGGCGCGCAGAACGCCCGCGACGGCCTGCTGCGCGCCGCCGACGGCGGCATGCTGTTCCTCGATGAAATCGGTGAACTAGGGGCCGACGAACAGGCCATGCTGCTCAAGGCCATCGAAGAAAAGCGCTTTTTCCCGCTGGGCGCCGACCGCGAGGTTGAAAGCGACTTCCAGCTGATCGCCGGCACCCACCGCGACCTGCGCGCCAAGGTCGCCGACGGCTCGTTCCGCGAGGACCTGTTCGCCCGCATCAACCTGTGGACCTTCGCCCTGCCGGGCCTGGCCGAGCGCCGCGAGGACATCGAGCCGAACCTCGATTTCGAGTTGCAGCGCCACGCCCGCGAACAAGGGCGCCAGGTGCGCTTCAACCTCGAAGCCAAGCGCCGCTACCTGGCCTTCGCCCATGCCAGCGAAGCGCGCTGGGCCGGCAACTTCCGCGAGCTGTCGGCATCGATCACGCGCATGGCGACCTTGGCCGACAGCGGGCGCATCGACGAAGTGCTGGTCGAGGAAGAAATTGGTCGGCTGCGCTATGCCTGGGGCCTGGAACTGGCGGCCGAGCCGCTACTGGCCGGCCGCGAGCTGGACCTGTTCGACCAGGTGCAGCTGCAGGCGGTGCTTGAGGTGTGCCGCCGCGCCCCGAGCCTGTCCGAGGCCGGGCGCCAGCTGTTCGCGGTGTCGCGCCAGGAAAAGGCCAACCCCAACGACGCCGACCGCCTGCGCAAGTATCTGGCGCGCTTCGGGCTGGACTGGCAGCAGATTAGAGGATGA
- a CDS encoding slipin family protein, whose translation MKLLKRFVVKKNERGLLMSEGDFVSILEPGQYQRFDWQDRLTVTTFSLQSPLFDHPLAQYLRGHEPALVEQYFETMDLAQHEVGLRYEDGRLVELLAPDSRRLYWKGQVEHGLQRIDLNQGRRLDDELVVRLNRPGVAGTDLVLLALVPAFHVGVLKIDGVVAGLLEPGRHGYWRCGSQVAVEMVDTRLQALEVNGQEILTRDKVSLRLSLVANWRYTDVLGAHGQMSKPVEHLYRELQFGLRAAVGTRTLDELLEDKQSIDGSVTEHLLAHLQGSGLEVSSLGVRDIILPGEMKTLLAQVVEAEKAAQANVIRRREETQATRSLLNTAKVMEGNPTALRLKELETLERVAERIDRISVFGGLDQVLNGMVSLKAG comes from the coding sequence ATGAAACTGTTGAAACGCTTTGTGGTGAAGAAGAATGAACGCGGCCTGTTGATGAGCGAAGGCGACTTCGTCTCGATCCTCGAGCCTGGCCAATACCAGCGTTTCGACTGGCAAGACCGGCTGACGGTAACCACCTTCAGCCTCCAATCCCCGCTGTTCGACCACCCGCTGGCGCAGTACCTGCGTGGGCATGAGCCAGCGTTGGTCGAGCAGTATTTCGAAACCATGGACCTGGCGCAGCACGAGGTCGGCCTGCGTTACGAGGACGGCCGCCTGGTCGAGCTGCTGGCCCCCGATAGCCGCCGCCTGTACTGGAAAGGCCAGGTCGAGCATGGCTTGCAGCGCATCGACCTGAATCAGGGCCGGCGCCTGGACGATGAGCTGGTGGTTCGCCTGAACCGCCCCGGCGTGGCTGGCACGGACCTGGTCCTGCTGGCGCTGGTGCCGGCCTTCCATGTCGGTGTGCTGAAGATCGACGGCGTGGTGGCCGGGTTGCTCGAGCCGGGCCGGCATGGTTACTGGCGCTGCGGCAGCCAGGTAGCGGTGGAAATGGTCGACACCCGCCTGCAGGCGCTGGAGGTGAACGGCCAGGAGATCCTCACCCGCGACAAGGTCAGCCTGCGCCTGAGCCTGGTGGCCAACTGGCGCTACACCGATGTGCTCGGTGCCCACGGGCAGATGAGCAAGCCGGTGGAGCACCTGTACCGCGAGCTGCAGTTTGGCTTGCGAGCGGCGGTGGGCACCCGCACCCTCGACGAGCTGCTGGAAGACAAGCAGTCCATCGACGGTAGCGTCACCGAGCACTTGCTGGCGCACCTGCAAGGCAGTGGCTTGGAAGTGAGCAGCCTGGGGGTGCGCGACATCATCCTGCCGGGCGAGATGAAGACCCTGCTGGCGCAGGTGGTGGAGGCGGAGAAGGCCGCCCAGGCCAACGTGATCCGGCGCCGTGAGGAAACCCAGGCGACCCGCTCGCTGCTCAACACCGCCAAGGTGATGGAAGGCAACCCGACGGCCCTGCGCCTGAAGGAGCTGGAAACCCTGGAGCGGGTGGCCGAGCGCATCGACCGGATTTCGGTGTTCGGTGGCCTGGATCAGGTATTGAATGGAATGGTCAGCCTCAAGGCGGGTTGA
- a CDS encoding RtcB family protein codes for MNILEVAGGKPIKLWTDGVPVEDDARKQLMNTAKMPFIFKHLAVMPDVHLGKGSTIGSVIPTVGAIIPAAVGVDIGCGMIAARTSLHARDLPDNLHGLRTAIEKAVPHGKTFGQRDQGAWDDVPNQADQVWSGLAGRFKAITDKYPRLEKTNNRQHLGTLGGGNHFIEVCLDEADRVWFMLHSGSRGVGNAIGNLFIELAQADMRQHMANLPNRDLAYFEEGSRHFADYVEAVEWAQDFARHNRELMMLAVVAATRRVLGRPFEASLEAVNCHHNYVQKEQHFGREVLVTRKGAVSAQKGQLGIIPGSMGAKSFIVRGLGNEESFCSCSHGAGRVMSRTKAKSRFTVEDQQRATAHVECRKDKDVIDEIPMAYKDIDAVMHAQRELVEVVHTLRQVVCVKG; via the coding sequence ATGAACATACTCGAAGTGGCGGGCGGCAAGCCGATCAAACTGTGGACCGACGGTGTGCCGGTCGAGGACGACGCCCGCAAGCAACTGATGAACACGGCGAAGATGCCGTTCATCTTCAAGCACCTGGCGGTGATGCCGGACGTGCACCTGGGCAAGGGCTCGACCATCGGCAGCGTGATCCCCACCGTGGGCGCGATCATTCCGGCGGCGGTGGGCGTGGACATCGGTTGCGGCATGATCGCCGCGCGCACCTCGCTGCACGCCCGCGACCTGCCGGACAACCTGCACGGCCTGCGCACCGCCATCGAGAAGGCCGTGCCCCACGGCAAGACCTTCGGCCAGCGCGACCAGGGCGCCTGGGACGACGTACCGAACCAGGCCGACCAGGTGTGGAGCGGACTCGCTGGGCGCTTCAAGGCGATCACCGACAAGTACCCGCGGCTGGAGAAGACCAACAACCGCCAGCACCTGGGAACGTTGGGGGGCGGCAACCATTTCATCGAAGTCTGCCTGGACGAGGCCGACCGCGTCTGGTTCATGTTGCACAGCGGGTCGCGCGGTGTGGGTAATGCCATCGGCAACCTGTTCATCGAACTGGCCCAGGCCGACATGCGCCAGCACATGGCCAACCTGCCGAACCGGGACCTGGCGTACTTCGAGGAAGGCAGCCGCCACTTCGCCGACTATGTCGAGGCGGTGGAATGGGCGCAGGATTTCGCCCGGCATAACCGCGAGCTGATGATGCTGGCGGTGGTCGCCGCGACCCGCAGGGTCTTGGGAAGGCCGTTCGAAGCCAGCCTCGAGGCGGTGAACTGCCACCACAACTACGTGCAGAAGGAGCAGCACTTCGGTCGTGAGGTGCTGGTGACCCGCAAGGGCGCGGTGTCGGCGCAGAAGGGCCAGCTGGGCATCATCCCGGGCTCGATGGGCGCCAAGAGCTTCATCGTTCGCGGCCTGGGCAACGAGGAATCGTTCTGCTCGTGCAGCCACGGCGCGGGCCGGGTGATGAGCCGCACCAAGGCCAAGAGCCGCTTCACCGTCGAGGACCAGCAGCGCGCCACCGCCCATGTGGAGTGCCGCAAGGACAAGGACGTGATCGACGAGATCCCGATGGCCTACAAGGACATCGATGCCGTCATGCATGCCCAGCGCGAGCTGGTCGAAGTTGTGCACACCCTGCGTCAGGTGGTGTGCGTGAAAGGTTGA
- a CDS encoding nucleotidyltransferase domain-containing protein, with the protein MYQEELHPLSTAMRERVLDELQRIEREHQVTVLYACESGSRAWGFASPDSDYDVRFIYVPRADWYLRVDEPRDVIERPLSDELDVSGWELRKALRLMRGANPSLLEWLGSPLVYRADVEAARGLQALGDECYSPRAVRHHYLSMARKNLRGYLLGDTVRYKKYLYVIRPLLAVRWIDRGLGMPPTAFPALMARTVDEPGLQAAIDALLAVKRRSGEAEQGPRDDVLHAFIEAELERAEGAQEVPVARGDTGRLDAFLRETVWRFSQPVPL; encoded by the coding sequence ATGTATCAGGAAGAATTGCATCCACTGTCCACCGCCATGCGTGAGCGGGTGCTGGACGAACTGCAACGTATCGAGCGCGAGCACCAGGTGACGGTGCTCTACGCTTGCGAGTCCGGCAGCCGGGCCTGGGGCTTCGCCTCGCCGGACAGCGACTATGATGTGCGTTTCATCTACGTACCGCGTGCCGATTGGTACCTGCGCGTGGACGAGCCGCGCGACGTGATCGAGCGACCCTTGAGCGACGAGCTGGACGTCAGCGGCTGGGAGTTGCGCAAGGCCCTGCGCTTGATGCGCGGTGCCAACCCCAGCCTGCTCGAGTGGCTGGGCTCGCCGCTGGTGTACCGCGCCGACGTCGAGGCTGCGCGAGGATTGCAGGCGCTGGGTGACGAATGCTACTCGCCGCGCGCCGTGCGCCACCATTACCTGTCGATGGCGCGCAAGAACTTGCGTGGCTATCTGCTGGGCGACACGGTGCGCTACAAGAAGTACCTCTATGTGATCCGGCCGTTGCTGGCGGTTCGCTGGATCGACCGGGGGTTGGGCATGCCGCCGACGGCGTTCCCGGCATTGATGGCGCGTACCGTCGACGAGCCGGGGTTGCAGGCGGCGATCGATGCGTTGCTGGCGGTGAAGCGGCGTTCGGGGGAGGCTGAGCAGGGGCCGCGTGATGACGTGCTGCATGCGTTCATCGAGGCAGAGCTCGAACGGGCCGAAGGGGCGCAGGAGGTGCCGGTGGCGCGGGGGGACACTGGCAGGTTGGATGCGTTCCTGCGGGAGACCGTTTGGCGGTTTTCGCAACCCGTACCCCTTTGA
- a CDS encoding alpha/beta hydrolase, whose translation MKLLPLFLALAMSTMAFAQVQPEQLMDSTLLQRQDLAYRFSHLDLDSPDGQRHYRLWIGEPKRPAPATGHPVLWMLDGNAAIGALQPQQLEQLAAGQAPVLVAIGYQTDQRIERNARTYDYTPVVPGLAEQRDPLTGQPSGGVDAFLDLLEQRMRPMVAGIAAIDPHRQTLWGHSYGGLAVLHALFTRPGMFSAYAAASPSLWWNDGAILREASGLQQRLGESHPRLLLMRGTDEPANPREPVEGDAERPMRGLVSDLKKVEGLQVTFQRFEGLGHGPMLPASLRYVLTQGL comes from the coding sequence ATGAAGCTTCTTCCCCTTTTCCTGGCCCTGGCGATGAGCACCATGGCCTTCGCCCAGGTGCAGCCCGAGCAACTGATGGACAGCACCCTGCTGCAACGCCAGGACCTCGCCTACCGCTTCAGCCACCTCGACCTGGACTCGCCGGACGGCCAGCGCCACTACCGCCTGTGGATCGGCGAACCCAAGCGCCCCGCGCCTGCAACCGGTCACCCAGTCCTGTGGATGCTCGACGGCAATGCCGCCATCGGCGCCCTCCAGCCGCAGCAGCTGGAGCAACTCGCCGCCGGGCAGGCTCCGGTGCTGGTCGCCATCGGCTACCAGACCGACCAGCGCATCGAGCGCAACGCTCGCACCTATGACTACACGCCTGTCGTGCCTGGCCTGGCCGAACAGCGCGATCCCCTGACCGGCCAACCCAGTGGTGGCGTCGATGCGTTCCTCGACCTGCTGGAGCAACGCATGCGCCCGATGGTCGCCGGCATCGCCGCCATCGATCCGCACCGGCAGACGCTGTGGGGGCACTCCTATGGTGGCTTGGCGGTGCTGCACGCACTGTTCACCCGTCCCGGTATGTTCAGCGCCTACGCGGCGGCCAGCCCATCGCTGTGGTGGAACGATGGCGCCATCCTGCGCGAGGCATCGGGGTTGCAGCAGCGCCTGGGCGAAAGCCACCCGCGCCTGCTGTTGATGCGCGGCACGGACGAGCCGGCGAATCCACGGGAACCTGTGGAGGGCGACGCCGAACGGCCGATGCGTGGGTTGGTCAGCGACCTGAAAAAGGTGGAAGGCTTGCAGGTGACCTTCCAGCGCTTCGAAGGCCTGGGGCACGGCCCGATGCTGCCGGCATCGTTGCGATATGTGCTGACCCAGGGTTTGTAG
- a CDS encoding FecR domain-containing protein: MTDTSPIARPVLAQAASWLLLMQEGPLTSEQQARLTQWRQSDPEHERAWSRAQRLLDRLGTLPPTLARQSLQRPSGHDRRTVLRGLLVLLGAAPLGWWAWRRSTPDSHYQTAVGERREVRLADGGSVSLNSDTAMDVRFTRDLRLLQLQRGELYIVTASDPQIPARPFKVQTEQGTLHALGTRFSVRQLPGETLLAVFEGAVHVAPHETIVRAGQQLRFSHDRQEPIEATSEALIAWRNGLLLADDMPLAQWAQEMMRYTTRPLACDTGVGTLRVSGTFPVDDLPLALAMLTQTYGLQVNDNKTQVVISR; this comes from the coding sequence ATGACTGACACCTCCCCGATTGCCCGGCCCGTGCTCGCCCAGGCCGCCTCGTGGCTGCTGCTGATGCAGGAAGGGCCGCTGACCAGCGAACAGCAGGCCCGGCTGACGCAGTGGCGGCAATCCGATCCGGAACACGAACGGGCGTGGAGTCGCGCCCAGCGCCTGCTCGATCGCCTCGGCACCTTGCCGCCGACGTTGGCCAGGCAAAGCCTCCAACGGCCATCAGGCCACGACCGGCGCACCGTGTTGCGCGGGCTGCTGGTGTTGCTCGGTGCCGCCCCCCTGGGCTGGTGGGCCTGGCGGCGCAGCACACCCGACAGCCACTACCAGACCGCCGTGGGCGAGCGCCGGGAAGTGCGCCTGGCAGATGGCGGCAGCGTCTCGCTCAACAGCGACACGGCCATGGATGTGCGTTTCACGAGGGACCTGCGCCTGTTGCAGTTGCAACGCGGCGAGCTGTACATCGTCACCGCCAGCGACCCGCAGATACCCGCGCGGCCCTTCAAGGTGCAGACCGAACAAGGCACCCTGCACGCACTGGGCACCCGCTTCAGCGTGCGCCAGTTGCCCGGTGAAACCCTGCTCGCGGTCTTTGAGGGCGCCGTTCACGTCGCGCCCCACGAGACCATCGTCCGCGCCGGGCAGCAGCTACGTTTCAGCCACGACCGCCAGGAGCCCATCGAGGCGACCAGCGAAGCCTTGATCGCGTGGCGCAACGGGCTGTTGCTGGCGGACGACATGCCGCTGGCGCAGTGGGCGCAGGAGATGATGCGTTACACGACAAGGCCATTGGCTTGTGATACGGGGGTGGGGACATTGCGCGTCTCCGGTACCTTCCCCGTCGATGACTTGCCCCTGGCCCTGGCCATGCTCACCCAAACCTACGGGCTACAGGTGAACGACAACAAGACACAGGTGGTCATCAGCCGCTGA
- a CDS encoding sigma-70 family RNA polymerase sigma factor, with translation MTTFETPPLRTTPCAVTTLYLENHAWLRGWLAYRLRSWGHGVADDLAQDIFLRVLSNRDATQPDTLRQPRAYLARIANCVLVSWRRRHSLEQAWLEALAQVPEPEHPSPEQQSVILETLHEIDAVLDTLRPRVRQAFLMATLDGMKQKDIAQALNIALPTVKKYIHEGYLTCLSQMPDD, from the coding sequence ATGACCACCTTCGAAACCCCTCCCCTGCGTACCACCCCCTGTGCGGTCACGACGCTGTACCTCGAGAACCACGCCTGGTTACGCGGCTGGCTGGCGTATCGACTGCGCTCGTGGGGGCATGGCGTAGCCGACGACCTGGCCCAGGACATCTTCCTGCGCGTGCTCAGCAACCGCGACGCCACGCAGCCGGACACCCTGCGCCAACCCCGCGCCTACCTGGCCCGCATCGCCAACTGCGTGCTGGTCAGCTGGCGCCGTCGTCATTCCCTCGAACAGGCCTGGCTCGAAGCATTGGCGCAGGTCCCGGAGCCTGAGCACCCCTCCCCGGAGCAGCAAAGCGTGATCCTCGAGACCCTGCACGAGATCGACGCCGTGCTCGATACCCTGCGCCCACGTGTGCGCCAGGCATTCCTGATGGCGACCCTCGATGGCATGAAACAGAAGGACATCGCCCAGGCCCTGAACATCGCCCTGCCGACGGTCAAGAAGTACATCCACGAAGGCTACCTGACCTGTCTGAGCCAGATGCCTGATGACTGA
- a CDS encoding TonB-dependent receptor codes for MPAARRLPPVSRPLQRPSPISFAVRCAMLGCLMTGGVSLAQAAGAVTSVATRLDDATPRDYDIGQGPLGTSLGVFANQSGLLLSYDPDLTRGRAAPALKGRYTVLEGARRLLANTGLQLLPSASGTYILAPQARTSSTATELSATVVDSTELLDPQRDTYRAPRSTVHLSREDLDRFGTVSVGDMLKGVAGVQVGDSRNGGALDVNIRGIQGQSRVAVRVDGSEQALDVYRGYGGTQQRSYIDPDLLSSVTVNKGPSTRSGAIGGSVEMKTLGVDDILVDGKDVGLRLTGNLWNNGVDPDHRNSHSRDEDLSAVPRDKRNGLFGSKAESGSAAFAYSNERVDLVAAYAHRNQGNYFSGKHGQDRYRLYDRDGDEQSSVASTYNAGEEVLNSSSQTDSYLLKTTWRLADDHTLELGYRRFEGRMGEIMPSDIFRFGTAGIYQYPQSEIDIDTYTARYHYLPEGNPWVDLTSNLWMTDSKTSTLSAAWMAPKSQLFRTDRSWSRQDDRRIGGDLNNVSRFTTGYGDFKLDLGGAFQLEDLQPQKSVVATQHDINANRMLRDASRQEFSFNGKLEYQPIEQVTLWGGGRYAHYRTKDNTVLAEARREEREVRWITASSPEHWGSMMWFPDQNGQYTDATDPRLNNGIVFENSNEPFNGVPFNESGAVDVTVYPEDISSVVTGYNYTPQGKSSGGGFSPAFGINVEFLPDTFVYASYTQGLRLPSLFETSQGTQQVTPGKHLEPERSRSWEVGVSALRSSLLAAGDEASAKLAFFDNDIKNYITRYYDPSPGKWGQMTFSNTDRFRTRGLELQSHYDAGRVFADLSATYYLKTETCDAAFAAKLRASANRYQPTQNTPDCTPGSYMGSYTNTQNPPKFSANLTTGLRFFDEALTVGGRMTYTSGPTAQMDKPWQTGATTPQIDYRSVALFDLFLKYKVLEHTELNLSVQNLTDRYYLDPLAQSFMPAPGRTVRMGVQTRF; via the coding sequence ATGCCCGCAGCACGTCGGCTTCCCCCTGTTTCGCGCCCTTTGCAGCGCCCATCCCCGATCAGTTTCGCCGTGCGCTGCGCGATGCTTGGCTGCCTGATGACAGGCGGCGTGTCCCTGGCCCAGGCCGCTGGCGCGGTGACCAGCGTGGCCACACGGCTTGACGACGCCACGCCGCGCGACTACGACATCGGGCAAGGCCCATTGGGGACTTCGCTGGGTGTGTTCGCCAACCAGTCCGGCCTGCTGCTGTCCTATGACCCCGACCTGACCCGGGGCCGCGCGGCACCGGCGCTCAAGGGGCGCTACACGGTGCTGGAAGGTGCGCGGCGCCTGCTGGCGAACACCGGTTTGCAACTGCTGCCGAGCGCATCGGGCACCTACATCCTGGCGCCCCAGGCGCGGACGTCGTCCACCGCCACCGAGTTGAGCGCGACCGTGGTCGACTCCACCGAACTGCTCGATCCGCAGCGGGACACCTACCGCGCGCCTCGTTCAACGGTGCATCTGTCGCGGGAGGACCTCGACCGCTTCGGCACGGTGTCGGTGGGCGACATGCTCAAGGGCGTGGCGGGCGTGCAGGTGGGCGACAGCCGCAATGGTGGCGCGCTGGACGTCAATATCCGGGGTATCCAGGGGCAGAGCCGGGTGGCCGTACGGGTCGATGGCTCGGAGCAGGCGCTGGATGTCTATCGAGGCTACGGCGGCACCCAGCAGCGCAGCTACATCGACCCGGACCTGCTCAGCAGCGTCACCGTGAACAAAGGTCCCAGCACCCGCTCGGGCGCAATCGGCGGCTCGGTGGAAATGAAGACCCTGGGTGTCGACGACATCCTGGTGGACGGCAAGGACGTGGGGTTACGCCTGACCGGCAATCTCTGGAACAACGGTGTCGACCCCGACCATCGCAACAGCCACTCCCGGGACGAGGACCTGAGCGCGGTGCCACGCGACAAGCGCAACGGCCTGTTCGGCTCCAAGGCCGAGTCCGGCAGCGCGGCCTTCGCCTACAGCAACGAGCGCGTAGACCTGGTGGCGGCCTACGCGCACCGCAACCAGGGCAACTATTTTTCGGGCAAGCATGGCCAGGACCGCTACCGCCTCTACGACCGTGATGGCGACGAGCAGTCCAGCGTGGCCAGCACCTACAACGCCGGCGAGGAAGTGCTCAACTCGTCGTCGCAGACCGACTCCTACCTGCTCAAGACCACCTGGCGTTTGGCGGACGACCACACCCTGGAGTTGGGCTACCGCCGCTTCGAAGGGCGCATGGGCGAGATCATGCCGTCGGACATCTTCCGCTTTGGCACGGCCGGCATCTATCAATACCCCCAGTCCGAAATCGATATCGACACCTACACCGCGCGCTACCACTATTTGCCCGAAGGCAACCCATGGGTGGACCTGACCAGCAACCTGTGGATGACCGATTCGAAGACCAGCACCCTGAGCGCGGCCTGGATGGCGCCCAAGTCGCAGCTGTTTCGCACCGACCGCAGCTGGTCGCGCCAGGACGACCGGCGCATCGGTGGCGACTTGAACAACGTGTCGCGCTTCACCACAGGCTACGGCGACTTCAAGCTCGACCTGGGCGGCGCCTTCCAGCTCGAAGACTTGCAACCGCAGAAAAGCGTGGTCGCCACCCAGCACGACATCAACGCCAACCGCATGCTGCGTGATGCATCACGCCAGGAGTTCAGCTTCAACGGCAAGCTGGAGTACCAGCCCATCGAGCAGGTGACGCTGTGGGGCGGGGGCCGCTACGCCCACTACCGGACCAAGGACAACACCGTGCTGGCCGAAGCCCGCCGCGAGGAGCGCGAGGTGCGCTGGATCACCGCGAGCAGCCCGGAACACTGGGGCAGCATGATGTGGTTCCCCGACCAGAACGGCCAGTACACCGACGCCACCGACCCCCGCCTGAACAACGGCATTGTCTTCGAGAACAGCAACGAGCCTTTCAATGGTGTGCCGTTCAACGAGTCCGGCGCGGTTGACGTGACGGTGTATCCGGAAGACATCAGCAGCGTGGTCACTGGCTACAACTACACCCCACAGGGCAAGAGCAGTGGCGGTGGTTTCTCGCCGGCCTTCGGCATCAATGTCGAGTTCCTGCCCGACACGTTCGTCTATGCCTCGTACACCCAGGGCCTACGCCTGCCTTCGTTGTTCGAGACCAGCCAGGGCACCCAGCAGGTCACCCCGGGCAAGCACCTCGAGCCCGAGCGTTCGCGCAGCTGGGAGGTGGGCGTCAGTGCCCTGCGCAGCAGCCTGCTGGCGGCGGGCGACGAGGCGTCGGCGAAGCTGGCGTTCTTCGACAACGACATCAAGAACTACATCACCCGCTACTACGACCCGAGCCCGGGCAAGTGGGGGCAGATGACCTTCAGCAACACCGACCGCTTCCGTACCCGTGGCCTGGAGCTGCAGTCGCACTATGACGCCGGGCGTGTGTTCGCCGACCTGTCGGCCACCTATTACCTGAAGACCGAAACCTGCGACGCGGCCTTCGCCGCCAAGCTGCGCGCCAGTGCCAACCGCTACCAGCCCACCCAGAACACCCCGGACTGCACGCCGGGCAGCTACATGGGGTCGTACACCAACACCCAGAACCCGCCGAAGTTCTCGGCCAACCTCACCACCGGCCTGCGCTTCTTCGATGAGGCGCTGACCGTGGGCGGGCGCATGACCTACACCTCCGGCCCCACCGCGCAGATGGACAAGCCGTGGCAGACCGGCGCCACCACGCCGCAGATCGACTACCGTTCGGTGGCGTTGTTCGACCTGTTCCTCAAGTACAAGGTGTTGGAGCACACCGAACTGAACCTGTCGGTGCAGAACCTGACGGACCGCTACTACCTGGACCCGCTGGCGCAGAGCTTCATGCCCGCACCGGGGCGGACAGTGCGAATGGGGGTGCAAACGCGGTTCTAG